One genomic window of Candidatus Pseudobacter hemicellulosilyticus includes the following:
- a CDS encoding GAF domain-containing sensor histidine kinase yields MISAVLPQKEAERLAELYSLNLLDTESEQDFTDVVELASFICQTPISLISLIDKDRQWFKAAKGLNATETPRSIALCAHTILSSKPLIVTDVTSDKRFLDNPLVQEEPSIRFYAGFPLISKAGNNLGSLCVIDNKPRQLDDHQLNALAVLSKQVIKLMEERRTSELLREISQLELKQSAGLKQLIDTQRRIMSILGHDTRAPLHAINRLIKQVSLGTVSATEITPYFELIGNQLDATIILLDNLVAWGKTHVAPGTHSADRFMVQRVVDESIELLSEAAINKNITLINKVKETIFMFTSRQIVGFTLRNLISNAIKFSDHGTVTITAVPRDAYIAITVTDTGIGMTASQVKAYKNNQAVSSSGTSHESGSGLGVVLIHEFLQQHGGRMEVDSVLGEGTSITVYFQAQKP; encoded by the coding sequence ATGATTAGTGCAGTTCTACCACAAAAAGAAGCGGAGCGCCTTGCCGAGCTATACAGCTTAAATCTGCTGGATACTGAATCTGAGCAGGATTTTACCGACGTTGTTGAACTGGCATCCTTTATCTGCCAGACACCCATTTCCCTGATCAGTCTTATTGATAAGGATCGCCAATGGTTTAAAGCCGCCAAAGGCCTGAATGCAACAGAAACGCCCCGAAGTATCGCTCTTTGCGCTCATACTATTCTTTCCTCAAAGCCATTAATTGTTACAGATGTCACCAGTGATAAAAGGTTCCTGGATAATCCCCTTGTTCAGGAAGAGCCCTCAATCAGGTTCTATGCCGGGTTTCCGCTGATCAGCAAAGCAGGCAATAATTTAGGCAGCCTTTGTGTAATTGACAACAAGCCCAGGCAATTAGACGATCATCAACTTAATGCCTTAGCTGTTTTATCCAAACAGGTCATCAAGTTGATGGAAGAACGTAGGACAAGTGAATTACTTCGTGAGATCAGCCAACTAGAGCTTAAGCAAAGTGCGGGCCTGAAGCAATTGATCGATACGCAAAGAAGGATCATGTCCATCCTGGGCCATGACACCCGCGCCCCATTGCACGCTATCAACAGGTTAATAAAACAGGTATCACTTGGAACAGTTTCCGCTACGGAAATAACACCCTATTTTGAATTGATTGGCAACCAGCTCGACGCCACGATCATTCTGCTTGACAATCTCGTGGCCTGGGGAAAAACGCATGTGGCTCCCGGTACTCATTCAGCAGATAGATTTATGGTCCAAAGGGTGGTGGATGAATCCATTGAACTATTAAGCGAAGCTGCGATCAATAAGAATATTACACTCATCAACAAGGTGAAGGAAACCATTTTCATGTTTACGAGCCGTCAGATCGTTGGGTTTACCCTGAGAAATCTTATCAGCAATGCAATTAAGTTTTCTGATCATGGGACAGTAACTATCACGGCTGTACCACGCGATGCATACATAGCCATCACCGTAACAGATACCGGCATAGGCATGACAGCAAGCCAGGTGAAAGCCTACAAAAACAATCAGGCTGTATCGTCTTCAGGCACCAGCCATGAATCCGGCTCAGGACTTGGCGTAGTACTTATCCATGAATTTTTGCAGCAGCACGGCGGCCGTATGGAGGTTGATAGTGTTTTAGGTGAAGGCACATCCATCACCGTTTATTTTCAGGCACAGAAACCCTAA
- a CDS encoding nucleotidyl transferase AbiEii/AbiGii toxin family protein — protein sequence MAAIYLHDHSEFQNLLNILWEESGILPGLIEKDYWIMHCLYGLKKQGYVFQLKGGTSLSKGLGLIDRFSEDIDMHINPPAELGINENPKNQNEKNIQKKKDYYDQLAGEITIAGIIEVKRDTDFDDKNRYNSGGIRLIYQQQSNPVEGVKEGILLEAGYDNVAPNMPLTISSWAYERAKNTFGIDIIDNRAVDILCYDHRYTFVEKLQTIATKFRKEMETGQVATNYMRQYYDVYSLLGDGQVQEFIGSGEYLAHKEKRFPGDDLAIPVNKNEAFLLNDKSIREKLQKRYESTKALYYKGQPPFEEVLNRIQRYIDKL from the coding sequence ATGGCCGCCATTTATTTACATGATCATTCCGAATTTCAAAACCTGCTTAACATACTCTGGGAAGAAAGCGGCATTTTGCCGGGACTGATCGAAAAGGATTACTGGATCATGCATTGCTTGTATGGATTGAAAAAACAAGGCTACGTTTTTCAGCTTAAAGGCGGGACATCCCTTTCCAAAGGGTTGGGCCTGATCGACAGGTTCTCCGAGGATATTGATATGCATATCAATCCGCCTGCGGAACTTGGCATCAATGAAAATCCAAAGAATCAAAATGAAAAGAACATTCAGAAAAAGAAGGATTATTATGATCAACTTGCCGGCGAAATAACGATTGCCGGCATCATCGAAGTAAAGAGAGATACGGATTTTGATGATAAGAACCGCTATAACAGTGGCGGCATCCGCCTCATCTATCAGCAGCAATCGAATCCTGTTGAGGGGGTGAAAGAAGGTATCCTGCTGGAAGCGGGATATGATAATGTGGCTCCGAATATGCCTCTTACTATCAGTTCATGGGCTTATGAAAGGGCAAAGAATACTTTCGGCATTGACATCATTGATAACCGTGCCGTGGATATTTTATGTTATGATCACCGGTACACCTTTGTTGAGAAGCTGCAAACCATTGCCACCAAGTTTCGTAAGGAAATGGAAACAGGGCAGGTGGCAACCAACTACATGCGGCAATACTATGATGTGTATTCGCTACTGGGTGATGGGCAGGTACAGGAATTTATTGGTTCCGGAGAATACCTGGCGCATAAGGAAAAAAGATTTCCGGGAGATGATCTTGCAATTCCTGTCAATAAAAATGAAGCGTTCCTGCTGAATGATAAGTCCATCCGTGAAAAACTGCAAAAGCGTTATGAAAGCACGAAGGCACTCTATTACAAAGGGCAGCCGCCGTTTGAAGAAGTGCTGAACAGGATACAGCGGTATATTGACAAGCTGTAA
- a CDS encoding nucleoside phosphorylase — MGTIQKSELIINDRGAIYHLDLRPEELATTIITVGDPDRVALISRHFDAIEVQQKHREFITHTGRIGQQRLSVISTGIGPDNIDIVLNELDALANIDLETRTIKPEHTPLNIIRVGTAGALQADIPVDSFVASTHGLGIDNLLNFYRHEENDEEIQLLQSFSTQTQLHNRISPYISSCSASLMKHFVDGFHHGITVTCPGFYGPQGRVLRLGLANPHLVDRLTHFSFGQHRITNFEMETAALYGLGKLLGHHCLSLSAIVANRVSKDFSDDGGKAVEALIHKTLESIPALL, encoded by the coding sequence ATGGGCACCATCCAGAAATCTGAACTGATAATCAACGACAGGGGAGCTATTTACCACCTTGATCTCCGTCCCGAAGAGCTTGCCACTACCATCATTACCGTAGGCGATCCCGACCGGGTAGCCCTCATCAGCCGACATTTTGACGCTATTGAAGTGCAACAAAAACACCGGGAATTCATTACCCATACCGGCCGGATAGGGCAGCAGCGACTGTCCGTTATCAGCACCGGCATCGGCCCGGACAATATAGATATTGTACTCAACGAGCTGGACGCCCTGGCCAATATTGACCTGGAAACCCGCACTATCAAGCCGGAACATACCCCCCTGAACATTATCCGGGTAGGTACCGCCGGCGCCCTCCAGGCCGATATCCCGGTAGACAGCTTTGTGGCCTCTACCCATGGATTGGGGATCGATAACCTCCTCAATTTTTACCGCCACGAGGAAAACGACGAGGAGATCCAGCTCCTCCAGTCCTTCAGTACCCAGACCCAGCTGCATAACCGGATATCCCCCTATATCAGCAGCTGCAGCGCCTCCCTCATGAAACATTTTGTGGACGGCTTCCACCATGGCATCACCGTTACCTGCCCCGGCTTTTACGGACCCCAGGGCCGGGTGCTGCGACTGGGCCTCGCCAACCCCCACCTGGTAGACCGCCTCACCCATTTTAGTTTTGGTCAGCACAGGATCACTAACTTTGAGATGGAAACCGCTGCACTCTATGGCCTCGGTAAACTCCTCGGGCATCATTGCCTCTCCCTCTCCGCCATTGTGGCCAACAGGGTCAGCAAGGATTTCTCGGATGATGGCGGCAAAGCCGTAGAAGCACTTATTCACAAAACATTGGAATCTATTCCCGCGTTATTATAA
- the dapF gene encoding diaminopimelate epimerase — protein sequence MEIQFFKYQGTGNDFVILDNRSGSYTQLTTQEVNAICDRRYGIGADGLMLLNTREGYDFEMIYYNADGRPSTMCGNGGRCLVKFAWHQGIRKNSYHFIAADGDHEAEIDDDGTVALKMKDVKLIKDFHGDFVLDTGSPHYVKMVSDVMEMDVFRKGTDIRNSQPFAKEGINVNFVEQKKEDEIIVRTFERGVEDETYSCGTGVTAAALVCYHNERGFNDVTVFTKGGRLTVEYDRINDDEYENVWLCGPAERVFEGRMTVPA from the coding sequence ATGGAAATACAGTTTTTCAAGTACCAGGGCACCGGAAACGACTTCGTGATCCTGGACAACCGCTCCGGCTCCTATACCCAGCTGACCACCCAAGAGGTAAACGCCATCTGCGACCGCCGCTACGGCATCGGTGCAGACGGACTCATGCTGCTCAATACCCGCGAAGGCTACGATTTTGAAATGATCTATTATAATGCCGACGGCCGCCCCAGCACCATGTGCGGTAATGGCGGCCGCTGCCTGGTGAAATTCGCCTGGCACCAGGGCATCCGAAAGAACAGCTACCACTTTATCGCCGCCGACGGTGATCATGAGGCAGAGATAGATGATGACGGCACCGTAGCCCTGAAAATGAAGGACGTAAAGCTGATCAAGGACTTCCACGGTGATTTTGTCCTGGATACCGGCTCCCCCCACTATGTTAAAATGGTATCGGACGTCATGGAAATGGACGTGTTCCGCAAAGGAACCGATATCCGCAACAGCCAGCCCTTTGCCAAAGAAGGGATCAATGTCAACTTCGTAGAGCAGAAAAAAGAAGATGAGATCATTGTCCGCACTTTTGAGCGTGGGGTAGAGGATGAGACCTACTCCTGCGGTACCGGCGTTACCGCCGCAGCCCTGGTCTGCTACCACAATGAACGAGGCTTTAACGATGTAACGGTCTTCACCAAAGGCGGCCGGTTGACGGTTGAGTATGACCGCATCAATGATGACGAGTATGAGAATGTCTGGCTCTGCGGTCCCGCCGAAAGGGTATTTGAAGGCCGGATGACGGTCCCCGCCTGA
- a CDS encoding magnesium transporter CorA family protein yields MIQYFKNIDHQTVAIEKPDNGAWVNILPPLKQEEFSELSEDLDVPLDFLTDSLDIDERTRFEEADNVKLIVIKTPTENNSFNDSDAFYITIPICIILTHNQIVTVNSFENGAIKKFLHTFQNRHPDNRKMMVLKIFEKIIQTYMECLKEINQRRNVLEQKLYAANRNEELLQLMRIQKSLVYFVTALRSNEMLLMKLERTNFLGLNEDEREFLNDLIVDNSQALEMSNIYTNILSSTLDAFASIIANNQNQVLKRLAVITIVLTLPVLVSSIYGMNVPIPYANSPYAFYVPVFLSLVISLVIGWFFLRKKIF; encoded by the coding sequence ATGATACAATATTTCAAGAATATAGATCATCAGACGGTCGCCATCGAAAAGCCGGACAATGGCGCATGGGTGAATATTTTGCCACCGCTGAAACAGGAAGAGTTTTCCGAGCTGTCCGAAGACCTGGATGTGCCACTCGACTTCCTGACCGACTCCCTTGATATTGATGAAAGGACCCGCTTCGAGGAGGCCGATAATGTGAAGCTGATAGTGATCAAAACGCCTACGGAAAACAATTCCTTTAACGACAGCGACGCCTTTTACATCACTATCCCGATCTGTATCATCCTTACCCACAACCAGATTGTCACCGTTAACTCTTTTGAGAACGGCGCTATCAAAAAATTCCTGCACACATTCCAGAACCGTCACCCGGACAATCGGAAAATGATGGTGCTGAAGATCTTTGAAAAGATCATCCAGACCTATATGGAATGCCTGAAGGAGATCAACCAGCGGCGCAACGTGCTGGAGCAAAAACTCTACGCCGCCAACCGTAACGAAGAACTGCTGCAGCTGATGCGGATCCAGAAAAGCCTGGTGTATTTTGTTACCGCCCTCCGCTCCAATGAAATGCTGCTCATGAAACTGGAACGCACCAATTTCCTGGGCCTGAATGAGGACGAGCGCGAGTTCCTGAATGACCTCATTGTGGACAATTCACAGGCCCTTGAAATGTCCAATATCTATACCAATATCCTTAGCAGCACCCTGGATGCTTTTGCCAGCATCATTGCCAATAACCAGAACCAGGTGCTGAAAAGACTGGCGGTGATCACCATTGTCCTTACGTTGCCGGTACTGGTGTCCAGCATCTACGGCATGAACGTGCCCATCCCGTACGCCAATTCCCCATACGCATTTTATGTACCGGTCTTCCTCTCGCTGGTCAT